One genomic segment of Suttonella sp. R2A3 includes these proteins:
- a CDS encoding acetate/propionate family kinase — translation MSNWVLVVNCGSSSVKFALVDPESGNESFHGIAERLGQGSQAGEITYQYGDEKERHSLPDGKHEQALADIVEKLHSLGWLEQVVAVGHRVVHGGEYFSDSVRIDENVRDKIADCIRLAPLHNPAHVIGIDAAKAAFPDLPQVAVFDTAFHQYMPEHAYLYALPYEMYREHGIRRYGFHGTSFRYVAVRTQTLLDNANAKLVIAHLGNGGSVAAVDGEHSLDTTMGLTPLEGLVHGTRSGDIDPAIPYLLTEQFAMDAKAVNDMLWKESGLLGLSELSNDCRTLEQAMDEGNEAAKRALDVYIYRLAKHIAGQMVALGGTDALVFTGGIGENSSYVRAEVVKLLAFMGFALDSAKNEATNRGAEANIASAQSRPVWVVPTNEELMIARDTVRLMEQG, via the coding sequence ATGTCAAATTGGGTATTGGTCGTTAATTGTGGGTCATCGAGTGTTAAATTCGCACTGGTCGATCCTGAGAGCGGCAATGAATCGTTTCATGGGATTGCCGAACGCTTAGGCCAAGGCAGTCAAGCTGGCGAAATCACCTACCAATACGGAGATGAAAAAGAGCGCCACAGCTTGCCCGATGGCAAGCACGAACAGGCGTTGGCTGATATCGTTGAAAAACTGCACAGTCTCGGCTGGCTGGAGCAAGTGGTTGCTGTGGGGCATCGTGTGGTTCATGGTGGCGAGTATTTCTCCGATTCAGTACGCATCGATGAGAATGTGCGCGATAAGATCGCTGACTGTATTCGTTTGGCACCACTACATAATCCGGCGCATGTGATCGGTATTGATGCAGCGAAAGCGGCTTTTCCCGACCTGCCGCAGGTGGCCGTTTTTGACACCGCATTTCACCAATACATGCCAGAGCATGCTTATTTATACGCCCTGCCTTATGAGATGTATCGCGAGCATGGGATTCGCCGCTATGGTTTTCATGGCACATCCTTCCGCTACGTGGCGGTACGCACGCAAACCTTACTGGATAACGCAAACGCTAAATTGGTGATCGCGCATTTAGGTAATGGTGGTTCTGTGGCTGCGGTTGATGGGGAGCATTCTTTGGATACCACGATGGGGCTTACCCCTTTAGAAGGCTTGGTTCATGGCACACGCAGTGGCGATATCGACCCAGCGATCCCCTATCTCCTCACAGAGCAGTTTGCGATGGACGCAAAAGCCGTTAATGATATGTTGTGGAAGGAATCGGGATTGTTAGGACTTTCAGAGCTTTCCAATGATTGTCGGACGCTAGAACAAGCGATGGATGAAGGTAATGAAGCAGCAAAACGTGCGCTCGATGTTTATATCTATCGCCTGGCGAAACACATTGCCGGACAAATGGTCGCGCTTGGTGGCACTGATGCATTGGTGTTCACCGGTGGCATTGGTGAGAATTCATCGTATGTGCGCGCAGAAGTGGTTAAGTTGCTCGCCTTTATGGGTTTTGCGCTAGATAGCGCAAAAAATGAAGCTACCAACCGTGGGGCAGAAGCAAATATCGCCAGCGCACAGAGTAGGCCGGTTTGGGTGGTTCCAACGAATGAGGAACTAATGATTGCCCGCGATACCGTCCGTTTGATGGAACAAGGATAA
- the hisI gene encoding phosphoribosyl-AMP cyclohydrolase, which translates to MADWLDAVTFNDQGLVCVTAIDAHDNSVLMQAWMNREALEETVKHGEMVYYSRSRQRLWQKGESSGHTQRVLGLWLDCDGDAIIAKVDQRGGIACHTGHKSCFYRRLEDGEWLEESPVLKASEDIYGQ; encoded by the coding sequence ATGGCTGATTGGCTTGATGCGGTCACGTTCAACGACCAAGGGTTGGTGTGTGTGACTGCGATTGATGCTCACGATAATAGCGTGCTGATGCAGGCGTGGATGAATAGAGAAGCATTAGAAGAGACGGTTAAACACGGCGAGATGGTTTATTATAGTCGCTCACGTCAGCGACTCTGGCAAAAAGGCGAATCCTCAGGCCATACGCAACGCGTACTTGGTTTGTGGCTTGATTGTGATGGTGATGCTATTATCGCTAAAGTGGACCAACGTGGTGGAATCGCTTGCCATACCGGGCATAAGAGCTGTTTTTATCGCCGTCTAGAGGATGGGGAATGGTTAGAAGAGTCGCCGGTGCTCAAAGCCAGTGAGGATATTTATGGACAATAA
- the pta gene encoding phosphate acetyltransferase, giving the protein MTKSILVVSTHKGSGLTSAVLGLYHALERQGMKVGFHKPVLQYSNDSGNVDFSSRMMAQYCRGRQDETLSIRPEKVQKALDTKNVDELMEFVIQQFDAAKGDADIVVMEGLLETPNVPYANGINQKIARALSADVVFVTSAQVPTLSRLEHRLDFSVSGFGGYERDNLLGAIVNHVGGDEALDGDTVFSSQRFGQRFKLLGMVPARSDIASPRVLDLQRHFDAEVLIPGEMETRRVRDYVMFARTVPNAIEFLKPNYCIFSPGDRDDTLMAVTISATAGNHLACLILTGTTSPSEKVMKLCRPLLKASGLPVLQISTNSWKTARAMDDFNHHIPNDDVHRIQHTKEFFAEHIKSDWVDAYLTEVRASSISPAAFRYNIVQQAVAADKTIVLPEGDEPRTVVAASQCAERGMARCVLLANPDSVRKVAKQQGVSLGDNISIIDPEAVRDKYLDRLVELRGHKGMNETLARSQLEDNVVLGTMMLEAGEVDGLVSGAVHTTANTIRPPLQIIKTAPGASVVSSVFFMCLPDQVLVYGDCAIIPNPDVDELAQIAIQSHDTAKAFGVDPKVAMISYSTGTSGAGEDVQKVKAATDKVRELRPDILVDGPLQYDAAAIASVGEKKAPNSPVAGRATVFIFPDLNTGNTTYKAVQRSANAISMGPVLQGMRKPVNDLSRGALIDDILYTIAITAVQAQQAQDRSNG; this is encoded by the coding sequence ATGACGAAATCGATTTTAGTCGTCTCAACACATAAAGGCTCGGGGTTGACCTCGGCCGTTCTCGGTTTGTACCACGCTTTGGAACGCCAAGGCATGAAAGTCGGCTTTCATAAGCCAGTGCTGCAATACAGTAATGACTCAGGAAATGTGGATTTTAGCAGCCGCATGATGGCGCAGTATTGCCGTGGACGACAAGATGAAACATTATCGATTCGCCCTGAAAAAGTGCAAAAAGCGCTCGATACGAAAAATGTCGATGAATTGATGGAGTTTGTCATTCAGCAATTCGACGCGGCCAAGGGTGATGCTGATATTGTGGTGATGGAAGGGTTGCTGGAAACACCGAATGTGCCTTATGCCAACGGGATTAATCAGAAAATTGCTCGTGCGCTCAGTGCCGATGTGGTGTTTGTGACCAGCGCTCAAGTGCCCACCTTGTCACGCCTGGAACATCGCTTGGATTTCTCAGTCAGCGGTTTTGGCGGTTATGAGCGCGATAATTTACTCGGTGCGATTGTCAACCATGTGGGTGGCGATGAAGCGTTAGACGGCGATACCGTGTTCAGTTCACAGCGCTTTGGACAACGCTTTAAGCTGCTCGGTATGGTGCCAGCACGAAGCGATATTGCCTCACCGCGTGTGCTCGACCTGCAGCGCCATTTTGATGCTGAAGTGTTGATTCCTGGTGAGATGGAGACGCGCCGGGTGCGTGATTATGTGATGTTCGCGCGCACAGTACCTAACGCCATCGAATTTCTCAAACCGAATTACTGCATTTTTTCACCCGGTGATCGCGATGACACTTTGATGGCGGTGACCATTTCTGCGACCGCCGGCAATCATTTGGCATGTTTGATTTTAACCGGGACCACCAGTCCGTCAGAAAAAGTGATGAAATTATGCCGGCCATTGTTAAAAGCTTCCGGCCTGCCTGTGTTGCAGATTTCGACCAATAGCTGGAAAACCGCACGGGCAATGGATGATTTTAATCACCATATTCCCAATGATGATGTGCACCGTATTCAGCACACCAAAGAATTTTTTGCCGAACATATTAAAAGCGATTGGGTTGATGCGTATTTAACCGAAGTACGCGCTTCTAGTATTTCACCAGCCGCATTTCGCTATAACATCGTTCAGCAGGCGGTTGCCGCTGATAAAACGATTGTCTTACCTGAAGGCGATGAACCGCGCACCGTTGTTGCTGCGAGTCAGTGTGCAGAGCGTGGTATGGCGCGCTGTGTATTGCTTGCTAACCCAGATAGTGTGCGTAAAGTAGCAAAACAACAGGGCGTGAGTTTGGGGGATAATATCTCAATCATCGATCCTGAAGCGGTGCGCGATAAATACCTTGATCGCTTGGTTGAGTTACGCGGGCATAAAGGGATGAACGAAACCTTGGCCCGTTCACAGCTGGAAGATAATGTGGTGCTCGGCACGATGATGCTTGAAGCCGGTGAAGTGGACGGATTGGTTTCCGGTGCGGTTCATACCACGGCGAACACCATCCGCCCGCCGCTGCAAATTATCAAAACAGCGCCTGGTGCATCAGTGGTCTCATCGGTATTTTTCATGTGTTTACCCGATCAAGTGCTGGTCTACGGTGATTGTGCGATTATCCCCAACCCAGATGTTGATGAGTTGGCGCAAATCGCCATTCAATCACACGATACAGCTAAAGCCTTTGGCGTTGATCCCAAGGTGGCGATGATAAGCTATTCCACTGGGACCTCTGGCGCTGGTGAAGACGTGCAAAAGGTGAAAGCGGCGACCGATAAAGTGCGTGAATTGCGTCCGGATATCCTCGTTGATGGTCCTTTGCAATACGACGCAGCAGCAATTGCTTCTGTTGGTGAGAAAAAAGCGCCAAACAGTCCGGTGGCTGGTCGTGCAACGGTGTTTATTTTCCCGGATCTCAATACCGGTAATACGACCTATAAAGCGGTACAGCGTTCGGCGAATGCGATTTCGATGGGGCCGGTGCTGCAAGGGATGCGCAAGCCGGTGAACGATCTCTCAAGAGGTGCGTTAATCGACGATATTCTCTACACCATTGCAATCACTGCAGTACAAGCACAGCAGGCGCAGGATAGAAGCAATGGCTGA